A genome region from Oncorhynchus gorbuscha isolate QuinsamMale2020 ecotype Even-year linkage group LG26, OgorEven_v1.0, whole genome shotgun sequence includes the following:
- the LOC124016377 gene encoding mitochondrial import receptor subunit TOM20 homolog yields MMGGKSSTIAAGVCGALFVGYCIYFDRKRRSDPNFKNRLRERRRNQAAAKQGTGLSKLPDLKDAEAVQKFFLEEIQLGEELLAQGDYENGIEHLTNAIAVCGQPQQLLQVLQQTLPPPVFQMLLTKLPTISQRIVSAQGSLNEEDLE; encoded by the exons ATGATGGGCGGTAAATCGAGCACGATAGCCGCCGGTGTTTGCGGGGCTCTGTTCGTTGGCTACTGCATCTACTTCGACAGGAAAAGACGGAGTGACCCCAACTTCAAGAACAGGCTGCGAGAAC GGAGGAGAAATCAGGCGGCTGCAAAACAAGGGACAGGACTGTCAAAG CTCCCAGACCTGAAGGATGCTGAGGCGGTTCAGAAGTTCTTCCTGGAGGAGATTCAGCTGGGAGAGGAGCTGTTGGCTCAAG GAGATTACGAGAACGGCATCGAGCACCTGACCAACGCCATCGCCGTGTGCGGCCAGCCCCAGCAACTTCTCCAGGTGCTGCAGCAGACTCTCCCTCCGCCAGTCTTCCAGATGCTACTCACCAAACTGCCCACCATCAGCCAG CGTATTGTGAGCGCACAAGGTAGCTTGAATGAAGAGGACTTAGAATGA